The Methanobrevibacter sp. V74 genome includes the window TTTTAATATAATTAACCTTCAACCATGATCAATTTGCCCGTTTCAGAATCTTTATAAACTTTACCCATTTCAGTATAACCACTACCTGATGATTTACTTAAATCAGGAGTGTCTTCTAATTCTTCACCCTGATCTACTTGTGAAACTTCGTTTATAGCATCTTTAACTTTTTGTCTTTGTTGTTCATCCATATTTTCATTAAAGACAATATTTTGCATATTCCATGAAATTACTAAAAATATTAACAACCCTACAGCAATTACTAACATTGCATCAACAAGATTAGTTGTCCCTGCCATTGGATCTTCTTCACCATGGCTTAGAAATTTTCCTTTTCTTCTACGAATCATGAAATCATCTAATCCTTTAAATTTTCTAAAACCGCATTGACAAATAGTTGCAAATTAGAAGAATATTCTTCATACCATCTACGTCTAATTTTAGCAACAACATAAGCAACCGCACCAGCTCCAATACCCACAACAGTTGTATCAAATGCTACAATGATTGCATTAGCTAATGTAGATACGTCTCCACTACCCAACGCTGCAAGACCCGGACCCATTGGTATTAAAGTTCCCATTAATCCTAAAGTCGGGCCGATACGTGTAACAATATCAAGTCTTTCAAGAGATTTTGCCATGACTACCTCTTCATCTTCAATCAAATTTAAAGCCCATGATTCTCTTGATTCAATTGAAAGAGAATGTGCATTAACTACTTTCAATAATACTTCCTTTTGATTATCATAAATTTCAGAATTGCTGACAATGCTTTTAAGTTCGTCTATAGAACTGGCATTGACCAATGAAAAAATTAATTTCTCCTTATATTCTCTATTCAATTTAATACGACAATTATAATCTGAAATTAACCCTCCAAATGCAAATATTGCAAAAACAGCAAATATTAATAAGAAAATAATTACCGGAATCTGTAAACTCTGAGATACAACATTTAATGCTGCGATTAACAATTCACTTCCTGGAATACTTACCACATAAAACACCACATAAATTATTTAAATAAAGTATTTTTTTTATTATATAATAAACCTAAACTAACCACTACAGCCAATAACACAATAGTAAGAATGATTGATTCTATAGAAACAATATTTATCGGTTTCATAGTATTAACATCCAAAGCAACGAGGTTTGGAATGAATAAAGAAACTACCAAAAAATAAATTCCAAAAATAAAATAGAATTTACCCAAATATTCATAAGAATTACTTAAAATTTTCAATTTTTTAATAGCGAATACCGCAATTACCAATGAATTAAATAAGCATGTTGCCAATAACGTTATTTGAATATCTCCCCAACCATTTAAAACATTTTTAGATAAAATACATGTGAATGCGATTAATACAAAGGATAAATAAGACAATGAAATAACTTTATTTACATCCTTACTTTTATTAATCAAATATCCAATGAAAATTAAAATAGATGAAATTACAAACAGCAATAAATAATTATACGAACCAATAGCCAAATTTAACTGATCATTATATAAATTCATTAAATAAATTAATATTAACATGACCATTATTGAAACGATAGAAAATTTAACCATATATTTTTTAGAAACATTTAAACCTAAAATCAACCCAATAACAATAGAAAAAATTATTATAGAACCTATAAAAGCTATAGACCATAATGAACTAAAAACCATAATATCTCCATAATTATTCCTTAGTGAAAAATTTTGACATCACAACCGCTATGAAAAATCCACACATCAATACGATTACAAATAAAATTATATTGTTTATATTGAACAAATCATTATTTTCATCATCATTATCAGAAATATTTGTATCATTGCTTGCTTTATCAGTACTGTTTTTTTCAATTGTTGAATTATCTTTCACTTCCAAAACACCAGATGAAGACTCGTCAGAACTTAATTGATTTGGATTGCTAGAAGAATAACTAGAACCACCTGAATGAGAATTTCCAGAACTGCCAGAAGATGCAGAACCTCCAGAAGAAGCAGAATTACCAGATGAGCTAGAACTTGAACTACTTGAAGAACTATGGCCACTAGATGAGCTAGAACTAGAACTTCCAGAAGAACCAGACCCTGAATCAGAAGGATGAGAAGGAGTTTCTACAGTTACCTCCTCAGCATACTCAGAACCATGTCCTGGATGAGCACATACACTAGTTGAAACAAATGATATGATAAAAATTATTGTTATCAACAATGCCAGTCTTTTATATTTCATTAAATCACCATTTTATAATTAAATTTAATTAAACAAACCCATAATAAAAATTTATTTAATTAAATTCAACCAAATTATTAAAATAAAAAAATAATAACTCAATTGAATGAGTTATTAATTAATATGTTTAGTTTTATTTACGTCTCATGTAACCTAAACCTAATACAATTCCAATTGCTAAAATACCTATTAAAGCATATAAAAGATTATTGGAATCTGCAGATTGTGTTTCAATAGATTTTGAAACTTCATAAGATTTTGACTTACTGTCTGAACTTTGATCAGCTTCAGAATCTTCTAAAGGTTGTGAACTGTCTCCAACATTTACAGGTTCTTTACTTGTAGCTGCATTTGCATGACCATAATATCTACTTTGAGATGGATTAGATGACCTAGCATCAGTGGACTTAGAATGACCATTTGAATTAGATCTGGAGCCATCAGATTTTGCATTAGATGTAGTGTTAGATTTTTTAGTATTGTCTTTGGTATTGTTTTTTGTCTTATCTTTATTATTATCTGCAATAGACTTTAATAAATCTTCTTTAGTAACATTGTTAAGACCTTTAACATATCTAATAACGGAATCATCAGCACCTTGCTTTAATTTATTAAATTGTTCTTCATTAATCCATTTCTCACAGTCTGTAGAAACAATAGGGCGTGATTTAATATTTGGATTATTTACCCCATTATACAAATCAATGTAAGCCTCGATTTGAGCAGCACGTTTAGCTTCAGAGGTACTGTACATACTTGTATCAATGTCACCCCATTTGAAACTTAAAATAGAAACCTTACCAACTTTAAGATTATTATCCCATACCACAAGAACACCCTGGTAAGTTCCGCCAGCAATATATTCAGATACAGTTTCATTATTAGGTAATTTTTTAACTAAAAAAGTACCCATACCTGGAGAAATACCTAATAAATAAGTCATACTGTCATCCTTACAGAAAGTAGTTGAAGCAATGTAAGTATATGATTCATTTTCACCTAAAGGATATTTCTTTTGAATGTGGTCAGTTATAAAGAATCCCGGTTGTACACCCGGACATACATGATTGTGGTATAAGAAAGACAATATTTGATCAAATGCTGGGTGAGATCTCCATGCATTTGCAATAGTCTGAATACTGAACCAATTTCCATCTGGCATGAAAGATTTTGGAATAGCTTTTACTTTTGCAGAGTTATTTAAAGTATCAATGCCTATGTTTATTACTTTATCACCATCAAGTTCCCCTACAAAGAATGATCCATTAACATTGTATCTAAGATATGCTGCATGAATTTCTTTTGTGTCCGGATGACGTAAGATAAATGCAAACCATAATGGCTTCCAAAGTGCTTGGTGGTATTGTAACATGTTTTTACTGTATAAACTAGTGCCTAATACTTCATGAAGACCATCACGAACTAAAACTGTTTCTTGACCTTTCAAGTAAACATAACCTGCTGAAGTAAATACTGCAAAGTCAACATTATCTCTGTCAATATCAATACCTAATTCATTTTTGAATAACTCTTTTCCTTTTTTAGCTGCATCAATACCAATTTGTTTCATTTGAGCATCAGTTAATGTGCCTTTAATAGTATCAGCATTTGTTCTTGTTGCTTTTGGTAAATTTAAAGATAAAATATATTTCATATCTAAACCATGAGCATCAATAGCTTGAATAGCATGACCATCTGCACTAACATCGGCATTTGTACCCATTAAATAATAATACTGTTCTGCAGTTAAATTAGTAAATTCATATAAAAAGTCAACTAAACATCCAGGATTTGTATTAATTTTTTTAATCCACCATGAACAGTATTTTAATTCTTCCAAACTTCCGGAATCTGGATTAATACCAGTTTCTTTTATGAAAGTATTTTTAACATTAGTGGAATTTAATGACATGATGATTAAATCACCAGTATTGGAACTAGCATACCATCTGATAAAGCCAATCATATTCTCAGTTGCACCAGTTGCTGTGGTATCAACACCTACATAACCAGTTTTACCAATAGTTGCATCTAAGAAAAACATTGCTGCATCATCATCAGATCCCCCTGGAACACCAAGAATCTTGTATGAAGTTATATCGCCTGGAGAACCTGCACCTTCAGATTGGGTTTCTTTTACAGGAGGGTAATATTTTAATAAAGCTTGCACAATACTAAATCCGCCTAATGTTCCTTCACAAATATGTCCATGGAATGCACCTTCCTGAAGCACTTCTCTTGAAACACCTGCAACCCAACCATTTGCTAAACTTGCAAATGCCCATGCGTTCTTACCTTTAATAGACTTAAAGTAAGTATTCCATTGCTTTTTGGTCATGTTTTCAGAAATAGTACCCAAGTAAGAGTGTTTTGTTGACCCGTTCTCAAATATTGCTGCTTTTAATTGATTTCCTTTTTTAGTTATAAAAGCAAAGTCAATCGGATCTACAGCAGATTGGCGTAGCATTAAAACATCGGTATAAGCTATATGGTTACCATAATTTATAATACCCTCTA containing:
- a CDS encoding DUF2149 domain-containing protein, with the protein product MIRRRKGKFLSHGEEDPMAGTTNLVDAMLVIAVGLLIFLVISWNMQNIVFNENMDEQQRQKVKDAINEVSQVDQGEELEDTPDLSKSSGSGYTEMGKVYKDSETGKLIMVEG
- a CDS encoding MotA/TolQ/ExbB proton channel family protein: MVSIPGSELLIAALNVVSQSLQIPVIIFLLIFAVFAIFAFGGLISDYNCRIKLNREYKEKLIFSLVNASSIDELKSIVSNSEIYDNQKEVLLKVVNAHSLSIESRESWALNLIEDEEVVMAKSLERLDIVTRIGPTLGLMGTLIPMGPGLAALGSGDVSTLANAIIVAFDTTVVGIGAGAVAYVVAKIRRRWYEEYSSNLQLFVNAVLENLKD
- a CDS encoding DUF2162 family putative transporter, with amino-acid sequence MVFSSLWSIAFIGSIIIFSIVIGLILGLNVSKKYMVKFSIVSIMVMLILIYLMNLYNDQLNLAIGSYNYLLLFVISSILIFIGYLINKSKDVNKVISLSYLSFVLIAFTCILSKNVLNGWGDIQITLLATCLFNSLVIAVFAIKKLKILSNSYEYLGKFYFIFGIYFLVVSLFIPNLVALDVNTMKPINIVSIESIILTIVLLAVVVSLGLLYNKKNTLFK
- a CDS encoding FmdE family protein; translated protein: MFVTGAVCAGDADAFDNAALGIDSASYSDAISSSNDDINEQVSDSQSSNILKDSGSGNTTSVEVKVNYQYSDDANKLVPDFYVVSNGKYLNFTKNYNVNDKNYVLNIKDALAGSYNITAMTSGYVSQSKIISGADLTNLVSFDLKATKAYELGKTVTESADKLLDFKNADDILIVTSAGVAKLYGKCSEEAIEGIINYGNHIAYTDVLMLRQSAVDPIDFAFITKKGNQLKAAIFENGSTKHSYLGTISENMTKKQWNTYFKSIKGKNAWAFASLANGWVAGVSREVLQEGAFHGHICEGTLGGFSIVQALLKYYPPVKETQSEGAGSPGDITSYKILGVPGGSDDDAAMFFLDATIGKTGYVGVDTTATGATENMIGFIRWYASSNTGDLIIMSLNSTNVKNTFIKETGINPDSGSLEELKYCSWWIKKINTNPGCLVDFLYEFTNLTAEQYYYLMGTNADVSADGHAIQAIDAHGLDMKYILSLNLPKATRTNADTIKGTLTDAQMKQIGIDAAKKGKELFKNELGIDIDRDNVDFAVFTSAGYVYLKGQETVLVRDGLHEVLGTSLYSKNMLQYHQALWKPLWFAFILRHPDTKEIHAAYLRYNVNGSFFVGELDGDKVINIGIDTLNNSAKVKAIPKSFMPDGNWFSIQTIANAWRSHPAFDQILSFLYHNHVCPGVQPGFFITDHIQKKYPLGENESYTYIASTTFCKDDSMTYLLGISPGMGTFLVKKLPNNETVSEYIAGGTYQGVLVVWDNNLKVGKVSILSFKWGDIDTSMYSTSEAKRAAQIEAYIDLYNGVNNPNIKSRPIVSTDCEKWINEEQFNKLKQGADDSVIRYVKGLNNVTKEDLLKSIADNNKDKTKNNTKDNTKKSNTTSNAKSDGSRSNSNGHSKSTDARSSNPSQSRYYGHANAATSKEPVNVGDSSQPLEDSEADQSSDSKSKSYEVSKSIETQSADSNNLLYALIGILAIGIVLGLGYMRRK